A genomic stretch from Camarhynchus parvulus chromosome 11, STF_HiC, whole genome shotgun sequence includes:
- the RSPRY1 gene encoding RING finger and SPRY domain-containing protein 1 — protein sequence MIVVAWVVFYASRSLFQALLLTLEHHIPHFLGALGAGSMGNSCVCRDDSGAEDNGTSQGRQTEHSRTHIPEARSHPRDPVRPPRRGRGPHEPRRKKQNVDGLVLDTLAVIRTLVDNDQEPPYSMITLHEMAETDEGWLEVVQSLIRVIPLEDPLGPAVITLLLDECPLPTKDALQKLTEILNLSGAAACQDSCHPAKHRNTTAVLGCLAEKLAGPASIGLLSPGILEYLLHSLNFQSHPTVMLFALIALEKFAQTSENKMTVSESCISDQLILLEKWTDNPDYLKRQVGFCAQWSLDNLFLKEGRQFTYEKVDLTNIRAMLNSNDVSEYLKISPHGLEARCDASSFESVRCTFCVDSGVWYYEVTVITSGVMQIGWATKDSKFLNHEGYGIGDDEYSCAYDGCRQLIWYNARSKPHSHPCWKEGDTIGFLLDLQEKQMIFYLNGNQLPAEKQVFSSAVSGFFAAASFMSYQQCEFNFGAKPFKYPPPMKFSTFNDHAFLTAEEKIILPRHRRLALLKQVSIRENCCTLCCDEVADTELRPCGHSDLCMECALQLETCPLCRQEIQTRVRQISHIS from the exons ATGATTGTAGTTGCTTGGGTTGTGTTCTATGCTAGCAGAAGCCTTTTCCAAGCTCTGCTGTTGACTCTAGAGCACCACATTCCCCATTTCCTGGGAGCCTTGGGGGCTGGCAGCATGGGAAACTCGTGCGTTTGCCGCGACGACAGCGGGGCCGAGGACAACGGGACCTCTCAGGGCCGACAGACggagcacagcaggacacacatCCCTGAGGCAAGGAGCCACCCAAGGGACCCTGTCCGTCCACCCAGGAGGGGTCGAGGGCCTCATGaaccaaggaggaaaaaacagaatgTGGATGGGCTGGTGCTTGACACACTGGCTGTAATTCGGACGTTGGTAGATAA TGACCAGGAGCCTCCTTATTCAATGATCACGTTGCATGAAATGGCAGAAACAG ATGAAGGCTGGTTGGAAGTTGTTCAATCTTTAATTAGAGTTATTCCATTAGAAGATCCCCTGGGACCAGCAGTTATAACGCTACTACTTGATGAATGTCCTCTGCCAACAAAA gATGCATTACAGAAgttaacagaaatattaaacttgagtggagctgctgcttgccaGGACTCTTGTCACCCTGCCAAGCACCGGAACACGACCGCAGTGCTCGGCTGCTTGGCAGAGAAATTAGCag GTCCTGCAAGCATAGGCTTGCTCAGCCCAGGCATATTGGAATATTTACTTCACAGCTTG AACTTCCAGTCTCACCCGACAGTGATGCTTTTTGCACTAATAGCACTGGAGAAGTTTGCACAAACAA gtgaaaataaaatgacagtTTCTGAATCGTGCATTAGTGACCAACTGATCCTGCTGGAGAAATGGACAGATAACCCCGACTACTTAAAACGCCAGGTTGGATTCTGTGCCCAGTGGAGTTTAGACAATCTGT ttttaaaagaagGCAGGCAGTTTACATATGAGAAGGTTGACTTGACCAACATTAGGGCCATGCTGAACAGCAATGATGTCAGTGAATACCTGAAGATCTCACCACATGGATTAGAG GCACGGTGTGATGCCTCGTCCTTCGAAAGCGTGAGATGCACATTCTGTGTCGACTCTGGAGTCTGGTACTATGAAGTCACTGTCATTACTTCAGGAGTGATGCAGATAGGATGGGCAACCAAAGACAGCAAATTTCTCAACCAT GAAGGTTACGGCATCGGGGACGATGAATACTCCTGCGCGTACGATGGCTGCCGGCAGCTGATCTGGTACAACGCCAGAAGTAAACCAcactcccatccctgctggaaagAAG GAGACACAATAGGATTTCTACTAGACttgcaagaaaagcaaatgatCTTCTATTTAAATGGAAACCAACTTCCTGCTGAGAAGCAAGTATTTTCATCTGCTGT ATCAGGATTTTTTGCTGCAGCAAGTTTCATGTCCTATCAACAATGTGAGTTCAACTTTGGGGCAAAACCCTTCAAATACCCACCACCAATGAAGTTTAGTACCTTCAATGATCATGCCTTTCtcacagcagaagagaaaatcaTTTTACCCAG ACACAGGCGCCTGGCTTTGCTGAAGCAAGTGAGTATCAGAGAGAACTGCTGCACACTTTGCTGTGATGAGGTAGCAGACACAGAACTCAGGCCGTGTGGACACAG tGACCTGTGCATGGAGTGTGCCTTGCAATTGGAGACCTGCCCTTTGTGTCGACAGGAAATACAAACCCGAGTCAGACAGATCTCTCACATTTCATGA
- the ARL2BP gene encoding ADP-ribosylation factor-like protein 2-binding protein, which yields METSDGESLGVATSTTSDEFDAVVGYLEDIIMDDDFQLIQRNFLEKHYQEFDDSEENKLIYTDIFNEYISLVEKYIEEKLLDRIRGFDMVAFTVSLQQHKDEVPGDIFDLLLTFTDFLAFKEMFLEYRAEKEGRSLDLSSALVVTKLNH from the exons ATGGAGACTTCTGATGGAGAAAGTTTGGGTGTAGCCAC ctCCACCACTTCTGATGAGTTTGATGCAGTTGTTGGCTATCTGGAGGATATCATAATGG ATGATGATTTCCAGTTAATAcagaggaattttttggagaaGCACTACCAGGAGTTTGACgactcagaagaaaacaaactcatctatacagacatttttaatgaatat atctcTTTAGTGGAGAAATACATTGAAGAGAAGTTGCTTGATCGGATTCGTGGGTTTGATATGGTTGCTTTCACAGTGTCATTGCA aCAGCACAAAGATGAAGTGCCAGGTGATATATTTGATCTGCTTCTCACATTTACAGACTTTCTGGCTTTCAAAGAAATGTTCTTGGAATACAGAGCT GAAAAGGAAGGTCGAAGTCTGGATTTAAGCAGTGCGTTAGTGGTGACTAAATTAAACCATTAA